One genomic region from Sulfurospirillum oryzae encodes:
- a CDS encoding site-specific integrase: MTFQKYANLYIQLNEDEWKPSYLDKNKGIVETRFKAFENMDIQNLHASDIKLWYKQINDVGNKSKRNYLSVLKGILDVALHDEVIQKNPMIHVKFPKYKAPRIHPFSADEVKMILDASKDLNFNFVYYLAMGFYAGMRTGEILALKRNEIDLKKRTITIKSTRSRFGEGTPKTFGSKRTIPILDSLYPYIVKMLENGNTKYVLTNQYDRPYRDSHVFCTYWWKPLLESLKLPYRRIYDTRHTFATNMLYRKLCSPAELAQYLGHSNVQMVYEVYVSYLDSHFDKFDRSIAIYS, translated from the coding sequence ATGACTTTCCAAAAATACGCAAACCTCTATATTCAACTCAATGAGGATGAATGGAAACCGTCTTACCTTGATAAAAACAAAGGGATTGTAGAAACTCGTTTCAAGGCTTTTGAAAATATGGATATTCAAAACCTCCATGCTTCTGATATTAAGCTCTGGTATAAACAAATCAATGATGTAGGGAATAAGTCCAAGCGAAACTATTTAAGCGTTTTAAAGGGCATTCTAGACGTCGCATTGCATGATGAAGTTATTCAAAAAAATCCAATGATACATGTAAAGTTTCCAAAGTATAAAGCACCTCGCATTCACCCTTTTAGTGCTGACGAAGTAAAAATGATTTTGGACGCTTCAAAAGACTTAAATTTTAACTTTGTTTATTACCTTGCAATGGGCTTTTATGCTGGTATGCGTACGGGTGAGATATTGGCTCTTAAACGTAATGAAATTGATCTCAAAAAAAGAACGATTACCATTAAGTCCACACGTTCTCGTTTTGGTGAGGGTACACCTAAAACATTCGGCTCTAAACGAACTATACCTATTCTTGACTCTTTGTATCCGTACATCGTTAAAATGCTAGAAAATGGTAATACTAAATACGTTTTAACAAATCAATACGATAGACCTTATCGTGATAGCCATGTCTTTTGCACGTATTGGTGGAAACCGCTCTTGGAGTCTTTAAAACTTCCCTATCGAAGAATATACGACACACGTCATACATTCGCTACAAATATGCTTTATAGAAAGCTTTGTAGCCCTGCTGAATTGGCTCAATATCTTGGTCATTCAAATGTTCAAATGGTTTATGAAGTTTATGTTTCGTATCTTGACAGTCATTTTGATAAATTTGATAGGTCAATTGCAATTTATTCTTAG
- a CDS encoding zonular occludens toxin domain-containing protein, whose product MIRVLIGGQGSGKSLTSIHFLFELVDSVNGKVPRHTIYKRLITNVGGFKPALFKEFSGNSDLEIIHQDKYWNKDDLTVLFSDQMKERDKVESERTPTLFIYDECQFGLSTFSTAQANLETCELISNFFSLQRHYGPCDFLLMTQSLDKIHDKYLGIDFELYISPEYSLKADPANDIIFDLYDSEGKNIITGGRDKIKYKKQKTIKDKSGQDFNPFMLYVSGDGGRAPEVKKSYWKKYIYILIGLVLVALLSLGFTFHKLFGGLGKAPIPIEHNTTKETNQTMSDDLSLPSPNSVKGARGNLINEDSTYNEYVKEPYSNIEAQHMFRVFVMDNVYYVGTQILSLDQFKTLCERQVFFVVSTQPVTKRSFYVNLLIHQSVLNSFGLTRDFDTTDGTTRSKSTIKNSN is encoded by the coding sequence ATGATTAGAGTTCTTATAGGTGGTCAAGGAAGTGGAAAGAGCTTAACCTCTATTCATTTCCTTTTTGAACTTGTTGACTCTGTTAATGGCAAAGTACCACGCCATACAATCTATAAGCGTCTTATAACTAACGTAGGCGGTTTCAAACCTGCACTTTTCAAAGAGTTTTCGGGTAACTCTGATTTAGAGATCATTCATCAAGATAAATATTGGAATAAAGACGATCTTACTGTTCTTTTTAGCGATCAAATGAAAGAGCGTGATAAGGTTGAGAGTGAACGTACTCCAACGCTTTTTATTTATGATGAGTGTCAATTTGGACTTTCTACTTTCTCAACTGCTCAAGCAAATTTAGAAACATGTGAACTGATCTCGAATTTCTTCTCACTTCAGCGACATTATGGTCCATGTGATTTTCTTCTTATGACTCAAAGCCTTGATAAAATTCATGATAAGTATCTCGGTATTGATTTCGAGCTCTACATCTCACCTGAGTATTCGCTCAAGGCTGATCCTGCGAACGACATTATCTTTGATCTTTACGACTCTGAGGGTAAAAACATCATCACGGGTGGACGTGACAAGATCAAGTATAAAAAACAAAAAACGATTAAAGATAAAAGCGGTCAAGACTTTAATCCTTTCATGCTCTACGTTAGCGGTGACGGTGGTCGTGCGCCTGAGGTTAAAAAGTCTTATTGGAAAAAATATATCTACATTTTAATTGGTCTTGTTTTGGTAGCTTTGCTCTCTTTGGGTTTTACTTTTCATAAGCTTTTTGGCGGTCTTGGAAAAGCTCCAATACCAATAGAACACAATACTACAAAAGAAACCAATCAAACAATGTCCGATGATCTCTCCTTACCGTCTCCAAACTCTGTGAAGGGTGCTCGTGGCAATTTGATTAATGAGGACTCAACTTACAATGAATATGTTAAAGAGCCTTACTCTAACATAGAAGCTCAACACATGTTTAGGGTTTTTGTGATGGATAATGTCTATTACGTTGGCACTCAAATACTCTCTTTAGATCAATTTAAAACGCTTTGTGAAAGACAAGTTTTTTTCGTGGTTTCTACGCAACCAGTCACAAAACGCTCTTTCTATGTCAATCTTCTTATCCATCAGTCGGTCTTAAATAGCTTTGGACTTACAAGGGATTTTGATACTACGGACGGTACTACTCGCTCAAAATCAACAATAAAAAATTCTAATTAA
- a CDS encoding type II secretion system protein GspD, translating into MKTFILFISLCLSVYAIEIAPTNFGLRDLATMVSQECNKNILISQDVKNMSADYFVIQDISPDVLFSTFKAIIESKGLFLNEYDGFYVVDEKEHKIADEKNFSNVELTMKIIEINNEKIKNVGFNPSLSSKLSLSGVTDFKKLTFDKLFSADFEGVLSDLEKQDYLKIMSEPYVVVSNGEKTKLNVGDTISVKTSSLDSTTTMAVRNTYIQKELGLTIEVSPKIQKNGLILLNVVLTNETLKKQDSDGLIETKKKSIAGNFNVKDGGSVSIGGLTSAQDVKSTSKVPLLGDIPVLNYIFSYDSTNTVRTTLTLFIEVKVIK; encoded by the coding sequence ATGAAAACATTTATCCTCTTTATTTCTCTATGCTTGAGCGTTTATGCTATTGAAATCGCTCCTACAAATTTTGGACTCCGCGATCTTGCCACTATGGTATCGCAAGAGTGCAATAAAAATATTCTTATCTCTCAAGATGTTAAAAATATGAGTGCTGATTATTTTGTCATTCAAGACATTAGCCCTGATGTTTTGTTCTCTACATTTAAAGCGATCATTGAGTCAAAAGGTCTTTTTCTTAACGAATACGATGGCTTTTATGTTGTTGATGAAAAAGAGCATAAGATCGCTGATGAAAAGAACTTTTCAAACGTTGAACTTACTATGAAAATAATTGAAATCAATAATGAAAAAATAAAAAATGTAGGCTTCAATCCCTCTCTTTCTTCAAAGCTTAGTTTGTCGGGTGTTACTGACTTTAAAAAATTGACATTTGATAAACTCTTTAGTGCTGATTTTGAGGGCGTTTTAAGTGATCTTGAAAAACAAGATTATCTAAAAATTATGAGCGAGCCTTATGTCGTTGTCTCTAACGGTGAAAAAACGAAGCTCAATGTGGGTGACACTATTAGTGTTAAAACTTCCTCTTTGGACTCTACGACCACGATGGCTGTACGCAATACCTATATTCAAAAAGAACTTGGTCTCACAATCGAAGTCTCTCCTAAAATTCAAAAAAATGGTCTAATCCTTTTAAATGTTGTACTTACAAATGAGACACTTAAAAAGCAAGATAGTGACGGTCTTATCGAAACCAAAAAAAAGTCTATTGCAGGTAATTTTAATGTTAAAGATGGCGGTAGCGTTTCCATTGGTGGCTTAACTTCTGCACAAGATGTAAAGTCTACTTCTAAAGTTCCTTTACTTGGTGATATTCCTGTTTTAAACTATATTTTTTCGTATGACTCAACGAATACCGTACGTACTACCTTAACGCTTTTCATCGAAGTAAAGGTTATCAAATGA
- a CDS encoding thermonuclease family protein has product MFKKLIIASMLVSLPLVATESIGIVTKVTDGDTLHVMIGKKEEKVRILYIDTPEKYSGSKLDKDAKKAGISANDEQELGKLASGYASKFFQNGDKVVIESEKKDQYGRLLATVNKNGVNYSKQIIKDGYACIYKKASYPGELEKALKSAKDEKKGLWSINYDVMNKLCK; this is encoded by the coding sequence ATGTTTAAAAAATTAATAATTGCTTCTATGCTTGTTTCATTGCCACTTGTTGCAACAGAGAGTATTGGTATAGTTACTAAGGTTACTGATGGCGATACATTGCATGTAATGATAGGTAAGAAAGAAGAAAAGGTAAGAATACTCTATATAGATACACCAGAGAAGTATAGTGGCTCAAAGCTTGATAAAGACGCAAAAAAAGCAGGTATATCTGCTAATGATGAACAAGAGCTAGGAAAGTTAGCAAGTGGCTATGCTTCTAAGTTTTTTCAAAATGGCGATAAGGTTGTCATTGAGTCAGAAAAGAAAGATCAATATGGTCGTTTACTTGCAACTGTAAATAAAAATGGAGTTAATTATTCAAAACAAATCATCAAAGATGGTTATGCATGTATCTATAAAAAAGCTTCTTATCCTGGAGAACTTGAAAAAGCTTTGAAAAGTGCTAAAGATGAGAAAAAAGGTCTTTGGTCTATTAATTATGATGTTATGAATAAGTTATGCAAATAA
- a CDS encoding DUF2188 domain-containing protein, whose amino-acid sequence MANQHVVPHGNKWGVKGAGNEKFTAVCNTQSECIDVARQIAQNQHSELFIHGKNGQIRDRNSYGNDPFPPKG is encoded by the coding sequence ATGGCAAATCAACATGTTGTTCCACACGGGAACAAATGGGGAGTTAAAGGTGCAGGAAATGAAAAGTTTACTGCCGTTTGCAATACTCAAAGTGAGTGTATAGATGTAGCAAGGCAAATTGCTCAGAATCAACATTCTGAGTTATTTATCCATGGTAAAAATGGACAAATCAGAGACAGAAATTCTTATGGAAATGATCCATTCCCACCAAAGGGATAA
- a CDS encoding Hsp20/alpha crystallin family protein, whose product MLVTRFNPSKEFQEFENQFFKLFPTTDVSGISTFKPAVSTREDDSAYHIEVDLPGIKKENIHVDVKDHQIIISGERKFKKERTEKDYYMVESSYGKFERSFSLPESVDIEKIEAHGQDGVLEITLPKTKIEKKEVKKIKVTSKKMDAIPFDTP is encoded by the coding sequence ATGTTAGTGACAAGATTCAATCCATCAAAAGAGTTCCAAGAGTTTGAAAATCAGTTTTTTAAGCTCTTTCCAACAACAGACGTAAGTGGAATTTCTACTTTTAAACCGGCAGTCAGTACAAGAGAAGATGATTCTGCATATCACATTGAAGTTGACCTTCCTGGTATAAAAAAGGAAAATATTCATGTAGATGTAAAAGATCATCAGATTATTATTTCAGGTGAGAGAAAGTTTAAAAAGGAACGCACAGAAAAAGACTACTATATGGTAGAAAGCAGTTATGGTAAATTTGAAAGAAGTTTTTCATTGCCAGAAAGTGTTGATATTGAAAAAATTGAGGCTCATGGTCAGGATGGAGTCCTTGAAATTACGTTACCAAAAACGAAAATAGAAAAAAAAGAAGTTAAAAAAATAAAAGTTACCAGTAAAAAAATGGATGCGATTCCTTTTGATACTCCATGA
- a CDS encoding lipid A deacylase LpxR family protein — translation MKKSLIFLIFSLVYADTASFVLENDAIVGQDHHYTNGMYYTWMSENNANFPDVLGFIDLGQKNVAFSISHAIFTPHNKDISSKDLNDLPYAGYLDFNFLTYKSSANFFHELGLNMGMVGPSTQAETLQKSFHSLIGHDKPKGWDNQLDDEFMYGISYNIGYKTDPIALQDLSFDLTTNIRADLGNFYTGALIGATARLSSFPMHSFSTIGNFIGANESSLLNYEKVKNFNWALSLGVFYNTFETYYLIDEAIDQGYNLSKTDYMFGEKLALDFFYDSFKLSFYVKAINIDNKDSSSNNEKTGGISFVWKWD, via the coding sequence ATGAAAAAAAGTCTAATTTTTTTAATATTTTCTTTGGTGTATGCAGATACAGCTTCATTTGTTTTAGAAAATGATGCTATTGTAGGGCAAGATCATCACTATACCAATGGTATGTATTATACTTGGATGAGTGAGAACAATGCTAATTTCCCTGATGTGTTAGGCTTTATTGATTTAGGGCAAAAAAATGTTGCATTTTCTATTTCTCATGCCATATTTACTCCGCATAATAAAGACATTAGTAGTAAGGATTTAAACGATTTACCTTATGCTGGTTATTTAGATTTCAATTTTTTGACATATAAGTCTTCGGCTAATTTTTTTCATGAACTTGGTCTTAATATGGGTATGGTTGGACCATCAACCCAAGCCGAAACGCTTCAAAAAAGTTTTCATTCTCTGATTGGTCACGATAAGCCAAAAGGGTGGGATAATCAGCTTGATGATGAATTCATGTATGGAATTTCATATAATATTGGTTACAAAACAGATCCTATTGCGCTACAAGATTTAAGTTTTGATTTGACAACCAATATAAGAGCAGATTTGGGTAATTTTTATACAGGTGCTCTTATTGGAGCAACCGCTAGACTCAGTAGTTTTCCTATGCATAGTTTTAGCACCATAGGTAATTTTATAGGAGCAAATGAGAGCTCACTTCTCAATTATGAAAAGGTAAAAAACTTCAATTGGGCTTTGTCATTAGGTGTGTTTTATAATACTTTTGAGACTTACTATTTGATTGATGAGGCGATAGATCAAGGGTATAATTTATCAAAAACAGACTATATGTTTGGTGAGAAGCTTGCTTTGGATTTTTTCTATGATTCTTTTAAACTCTCTTTTTATGTCAAGGCAATTAATATTGAC